The following are encoded together in the Bos taurus isolate L1 Dominette 01449 registration number 42190680 breed Hereford chromosome 10, ARS-UCD2.0, whole genome shotgun sequence genome:
- the ATG12 gene encoding ubiquitin-like protein ATG12 (The RefSeq protein has 1 substitution compared to this genomic sequence) — translation MAEEQESALQLPPSTAPEAEVPTEVSPETATPEPPSSAAVSPGTEEPVGDTKKKIDILLKAVGDTPIMKTKKWAVERTRTIQGLFDFIKKFLKLVASEQLFIYVNQSFAPSPDQEVGTLYECFGSDGKLVLHYCKSQAWG, via the exons ATGGCTGAGGAGCAGGAGTCTGCGCTGCAGCTCCCTCCCTCAACTGCTCCCGAAGCTGAAGTGCCTACCGAGGTCTCCCCAGAAACAGCCACTCCGGAGCCCCCTTCTTCTGCTGCAGTTTCTCCGggaacagaggaacctgtcggtgacaccaagaaaaaaa TTGACATTCTGCTAAAGGCTGTAGGAGACActcctataatgaaaacaaagaaatgggCTGTAGAGCGAACCCGAACCATCCAAGGACTCATTGACTTCATCAAAAAGTTCCTTAAACTTGTGGCTTCAGAACAGTTG TTTATTTACGTGAATCAGTCCTTTGCCCCCTCCCCAGACCAGGAAGTTGGGACCCTCTATGAG tgtTTTGGCAGTGATGGTAAACTGGTCCTGCATTACTGCAAATCTCAAGCATGGGGATGA